The Dasypus novemcinctus isolate mDasNov1 chromosome 2, mDasNov1.1.hap2, whole genome shotgun sequence genome includes a region encoding these proteins:
- the LOC139440101 gene encoding vomeronasal type-1 receptor 4-like, whose amino-acid sequence MLCAYTFLFQPHQKKPLDLIIAHLTFANATTMIIIGIPEIMLSFGMRNFMDDIGCKAVLYTHRVSRGLSLCTTSFLSVFQAITVIPNNSSLAWLKPKISIYVLHAFVFFWIINMLIYIQVIITTVAPYNSTEIGPIYSLTYCSGRKTDRTQVSAYIVGMVLRDFLCVFLLISASVYMVMLLFRHRKSVQHVRKVSLCPRAPPEIKATHNILALMSCFVFFYCTDCCLATYVSYRHNIQGLENVIIFISSCYPMMCPFLLIKNNNRLSCLNCTFVKKRKSSRKSISLKGLK is encoded by the coding sequence ATGCTATGTGCCTACACCTTCTTATTTCAGCCCCATCAAAAGAAGCCTCTAGACTTGATAATCGCCCATTTAACTTTTGCTAATGCCACCACAATGATCATCATTGGGATTCCAGAAATAATGCTTTCTTTTGGAATGAGAAATTTTATGGATGACATTGGTTGTAAGGCAGTGTTATACACACACAGAGTGAGCCGGGGCCTTTCTCTGTGTACAACATCTTTTCTGAGTGTGTTTCAGGCCATTACTGTCATTCCCAACAACTCTAGTTTGGCATGGCTCAAACCCAAAATCTCCATATACGTTTTGCatgcctttgtttttttctggatcATCAACATGCTGATCTACATCCAGGTTATTATAACCACTGTGGCTCCCTATAACAGCACTGAAATTGGACCTATTTATTCTCTGACTTACTGTAGTGGGAGAAAGACTGATAGGACACAGGTATCTGCCTATATTGTGGGGATGGTATTACGAGATTTCCTATGTGTGTTCCTCTTGATCTCGGCCAGTGTCTACATGGTGATGCTCCTCTTCAGACATCGCAAGTCAGTCCAGCATGTCCGCAAGGTCAGTCTGTGCCCACGGGCTCCTCCTGAAATCAAGGCCACCCATAACATCCTGGCACTAATgagctgttttgttttcttttactgtaCTGACTGCTGCCTAGCCACTTATGTATCTTATAGACATAATATACAGGGACTGGAGAACGTCATTATTTTTATCTCCTCTTGTTATCCGATGATGTGTCCTTTCCTGCTGATCAAAAATAATAACAGACTTTCCTGTCTGAACTGCACCTTTGTAAAGAAGAGGAAGTCTTCTCGAAAATCTATTTCCCTAAAAGGCCTGAAATAG